A genome region from Coprococcus phoceensis includes the following:
- a CDS encoding ABC transporter ATP-binding protein, with translation MEALLHVNHLEKNLDEFVLKDVNLTLQPGYIMGLIGVNGTGKTTLIQTILNLYKKDAGDVYVNGYSMEEQEREAKDQIGFVLDKNVFEESLSVWKNAKLFGKLYSRFDEEVFRECCERFQVPLNQKVGKLSTGYQVRFQLAFALSHDAKLFILDEPASGLDPLFRKELMRYLQEIVEDGTRSVLMSTHITEDLDRIGDYILLMKDGRIVWDLQIEEVRERYLIVYGTKEEVEQFRQGKVIYRSFGEYKNYAFIKKDTNIDYGRYRTKQPSLEEVMYCLEKGGYEDV, from the coding sequence ATGGAAGCATTACTACATGTGAATCATTTGGAAAAGAATCTGGATGAATTTGTGTTAAAAGATGTGAATCTGACGTTGCAGCCGGGATATATTATGGGATTGATTGGTGTGAATGGCACAGGAAAGACAACACTGATACAGACAATTTTAAATTTGTATAAGAAAGACGCGGGAGATGTTTATGTTAACGGCTATTCAATGGAGGAACAAGAGCGGGAAGCGAAGGATCAGATTGGATTTGTGCTTGATAAAAATGTGTTTGAGGAATCATTGAGTGTGTGGAAGAATGCAAAGCTTTTTGGAAAGTTATATTCTAGATTTGATGAAGAAGTTTTTCGAGAATGCTGCGAACGATTTCAGGTGCCGCTGAATCAGAAGGTTGGAAAACTGTCGACAGGATATCAGGTGCGGTTTCAGCTTGCATTTGCACTTTCTCATGATGCGAAACTTTTTATTCTGGATGAGCCTGCATCAGGATTGGACCCATTATTTCGAAAAGAATTGATGAGATATCTGCAGGAAATTGTGGAAGATGGAACGAGAAGCGTACTTATGTCCACGCATATCACAGAAGATTTGGATCGCATCGGAGATTATATATTGCTGATGAAAGATGGACGGATTGTATGGGACTTACAAATAGAAGAAGTGCGGGAGCGTTATCTGATCGTCTATGGCACAAAAGAAGAGGTAGAACAGTTTCGGCAAGGAAAAGTGATCTACAGGTCTTTTGGAGAATACAAAAATTATGCATTTATCAAAAAAGATACGAATATCGATTATGGAAGATATAGAACAAAGCAGCCGTCACTGGAAGAAGTGATGTACTGCTTGGAGAAGGGAGGATACGAAGATGTATAG